In a genomic window of Fusobacterium sp.:
- a CDS encoding methylaspartate mutase subunit E, which translates to MKLRFKKWTEEEFFEVREEVLKGWPTGKEVNLEEAIAYHKALPESKSFSKKLVDAKNAGITLAQPRAGVALIEQHIELLDYLDKVGGADLLPSTIDSYTRQNKYENCEKGIEESKKAGRSLLNGFPGVNHGVTGCRQVVEAIDLPLQMRHGTPDARLLSEIMIAAGYTSDEGGGISYNVPYAKSVSLEKTLIDWQYVDRLVGWYEEHGVSINREPFGPLTGTLVPPSMSNAVGILEGLLAAEQGVKNITLGYGQCGNLIQDVAAIRALTEQGEEYFKEYGYNDIDLTTVFHQWMGGFPEDEAKAFGVISNGASAAALAGATKVIVKTPHEAIGVPTKEANAMGIKATKMVLNLLKGQQLSMSPELAKEIEVIKAETKCILNKVLELGEGDWAVGVVKAFEQGVLDVPFAPSKYNAGKMMPARDNVGKVRYLAVGNVPLSKELVDFNLAQLEERAKFEGRAVGFQMTVDDIFAVGKGTLIGRPETEHMKNN; encoded by the coding sequence ATGAAACTTAGATTTAAGAAATGGACTGAAGAAGAGTTCTTCGAAGTGAGAGAAGAAGTTTTAAAAGGATGGCCTACAGGTAAAGAAGTAAATTTAGAAGAAGCTATAGCTTATCATAAAGCATTACCAGAATCAAAAAGCTTCTCTAAAAAATTAGTAGATGCTAAAAATGCAGGAATTACCCTAGCTCAACCTAGAGCAGGAGTTGCTTTAATAGAACAACATATAGAATTATTAGACTACTTAGATAAAGTTGGAGGAGCAGACTTACTTCCATCAACTATTGACTCTTATACAAGACAAAATAAATATGAAAATTGTGAAAAAGGAATAGAAGAATCTAAAAAAGCTGGAAGATCACTTCTTAATGGATTCCCAGGTGTTAACCATGGAGTTACTGGATGTAGACAAGTTGTTGAAGCTATTGATCTACCTTTGCAAATGAGACATGGAACTCCAGATGCTAGATTACTTTCTGAAATTATGATTGCAGCAGGATATACTTCTGATGAGGGTGGGGGAATCAGTTATAATGTTCCTTATGCTAAATCAGTTTCTCTAGAAAAAACATTAATTGATTGGCAATATGTTGATAGACTAGTTGGATGGTATGAAGAACATGGAGTATCAATTAATAGAGAACCATTTGGACCATTAACTGGTACATTAGTTCCACCATCAATGTCAAATGCTGTTGGAATTCTTGAAGGATTACTAGCTGCTGAACAAGGAGTAAAAAATATTACTTTAGGATATGGACAATGTGGAAACTTAATCCAAGACGTTGCTGCTATTAGAGCATTAACTGAGCAAGGAGAAGAATATTTCAAAGAGTATGGATACAATGATATTGATTTAACAACTGTATTCCATCAATGGATGGGAGGATTCCCAGAAGATGAAGCTAAAGCATTTGGAGTTATTTCTAATGGTGCTTCTGCTGCTGCTCTTGCTGGAGCTACAAAAGTTATTGTTAAAACTCCTCATGAAGCAATTGGAGTTCCTACAAAAGAAGCTAATGCAATGGGAATTAAAGCTACAAAAATGGTTCTTAATCTTCTTAAAGGACAACAATTATCAATGTCTCCAGAATTAGCAAAAGAAATTGAAGTTATTAAAGCTGAAACTAAATGTATCTTAAACAAAGTATTAGAATTAGGAGAAGGAGATTGGGCTGTTGGTGTAGTTAAAGCTTTTGAGCAAGGAGTACTAGATGTTCCATTCGCTCCATCTAAATACAATGCAGGTAAAATGATGCCAGCTAGAGACAATGTTGGTAAAGTAAGATATCTAGCTGTTGGAAATGTTCCATTAAGTAAAGAACTTGTTGACTTCAATCTAGCTCAATTAGAAGAAAGAGCTAAATTTGAAGGAAGAGCAGTTGGATTCCAAATGACTGTTGATGATATATTTGCAGTAGGAAAAGGAACACTTATTGGAAGACCAGAAACTGAGCATATGAAAAACAATTAA
- the glmL gene encoding methylaspartate mutase accessory protein GlmL, which translates to MKVYLAIDFGSTYTKLTAIDMDNEVILATAKDITTVEEDIMIGFNKAYEKLKFAINEKVNFDSVEFVSKTACSSAAGGLKMVAIGLVPELTAEAAKKAALGAGARVIKTYAYELNHRELEEIKATPLDIILLAGGTDGGNKDCIIHNAKMIAEYRLDVPVVVAGNKVAIDQVEAIFKEAEIDYFVTENVMPVINKLNVEPSREEIRKVFMNRIVEAKGMKNAEEFIKGILMPTPAAVLKAAEVLAEGTDDEDGIGDLIVVDIGGATTDVHSIAKGEPTKPSIMIKGLEEPFAKRTVEGDLGMRYSSVALLEAAGTRKIRNYLHDSLKQIDVKAACQYRHDHIKMVPQNEEEIKFDEAMAMAATEIAMTRHCGVLECVYTPMGTMFNQSGKDLTDAPYVIGTGGVIIHSLNPQGILKAGNFNEQDPVHLKPMSPKFLVDKTYILSSMGLLAQDYPNLAVRIMKKYLVEV; encoded by the coding sequence ATGAAAGTTTATCTAGCCATAGATTTTGGTAGTACTTATACTAAACTTACTGCTATAGATATGGATAATGAGGTTATTTTAGCGACAGCAAAGGATATTACTACAGTTGAAGAAGATATCATGATTGGATTTAATAAGGCTTATGAAAAATTAAAATTTGCAATAAATGAAAAAGTTAATTTTGATTCTGTAGAGTTTGTAAGTAAAACTGCCTGTTCATCTGCTGCTGGTGGATTGAAAATGGTAGCAATAGGTCTTGTACCTGAACTTACAGCTGAAGCTGCTAAAAAAGCTGCTCTAGGAGCTGGAGCAAGAGTAATAAAAACATATGCTTATGAACTGAATCACAGAGAGCTTGAAGAAATCAAAGCTACTCCTTTGGATATAATATTATTAGCTGGTGGAACAGATGGTGGTAATAAAGACTGTATTATTCATAATGCTAAAATGATTGCAGAATACAGACTTGATGTACCAGTTGTAGTAGCAGGTAATAAAGTAGCTATTGATCAAGTGGAAGCTATTTTTAAAGAGGCTGAAATAGACTATTTTGTGACAGAAAATGTAATGCCTGTCATAAATAAACTAAATGTTGAACCTTCTCGTGAAGAAATCAGAAAAGTTTTTATGAACAGAATAGTAGAAGCTAAAGGAATGAAAAATGCAGAAGAATTTATAAAAGGTATATTGATGCCTACACCAGCAGCAGTTTTAAAAGCTGCTGAGGTACTTGCAGAAGGTACTGATGATGAAGATGGAATAGGAGATTTAATAGTGGTAGATATTGGAGGAGCTACAACTGATGTCCATTCAATAGCTAAGGGAGAACCTACAAAACCTTCTATCATGATAAAAGGTTTGGAAGAACCATTTGCTAAAAGAACTGTAGAAGGAGACCTTGGAATGAGGTATTCATCAGTGGCCCTTTTAGAAGCAGCAGGAACAAGAAAAATTAGAAATTATTTACATGATTCATTGAAACAGATTGATGTAAAAGCTGCATGTCAATATAGACATGATCATATTAAAATGGTGCCTCAGAACGAAGAAGAAATTAAATTTGATGAGGCAATGGCAATGGCAGCTACTGAAATAGCAATGACAAGGCACTGTGGAGTGTTAGAATGTGTTTATACTCCAATGGGAACTATGTTTAATCAAAGTGGAAAAGATTTGACTGATGCACCTTATGTTATTGGTACAGGTGGAGTTATCATTCATAGTTTGAATCCTCAGGGAATATTAAAAGCTGGAAATTTTAATGAACAAGATCCTGTTCATTTAAAACCTATGTCACCAAAGTTTCTCGTAGATAAAACATATATATTGTCATCAATGGGACTGTTAGCTCAGGATTATCCAAATTTAGCTGTTAGAATAATGAAAAAATATCTAGTCGAAGTATAA
- the glmS gene encoding methylaspartate mutase subunit S produces MEKNGKKVVIGVIGSDCHAVGNKIIHHVLESNGFEVVNIGVLSPQADFINAAVETSADAIIVSSLYGHGELDCQGMREKCKEAGLNDIILYVGGNIVVGKQVWEEVEERFKAMGFDRVYRPGTPIEDTTEDLKKDLGIA; encoded by the coding sequence ATGGAAAAAAATGGAAAAAAAGTTGTAATTGGAGTTATTGGATCAGACTGTCATGCAGTTGGAAACAAAATTATTCATCATGTTTTAGAGTCTAACGGATTTGAAGTAGTAAACATTGGAGTTTTATCACCACAAGCTGACTTTATCAATGCAGCTGTTGAGACTAGTGCTGATGCTATAATAGTTTCTTCTTTATATGGACATGGGGAACTAGATTGTCAAGGAATGAGAGAGAAATGTAAAGAAGCAGGGCTTAATGACATCATCCTTTATGTAGGTGGAAACATTGTTGTTGGAAAACAAGTTTGGGAAGAAGTTGAAGAAAGATTTAAAGCTATGGGATTTGATAGAGTTTACAGACCAGGAACTCCTATCGAAGATACAACAGAAGATTTAAAGAAAGATTTAGGAATTGCCTAA
- the rimP gene encoding ribosome maturation factor RimP, with protein sequence MEKNNKENILKKIEAIVTPVVNKMNLSLVDIEYLQDGGYWYVRVYVENLEGDITLEDCAAISNEIDEDIDSLIEQRFFLEVSSPGIERPLKKIEDYIRFKGEKSKLSLKHKVDDNKNFEGIIVDSKDGIIYLEVENGKIMKIPFSEVRKANLVYEFEEF encoded by the coding sequence ATGGAAAAAAATAACAAGGAAAATATTTTGAAAAAAATTGAAGCCATTGTTACCCCAGTAGTAAATAAAATGAATTTATCTCTTGTTGATATTGAATATCTCCAAGACGGAGGTTATTGGTATGTAAGAGTATATGTTGAAAATCTGGAGGGGGATATAACTCTTGAAGACTGTGCAGCTATCAGCAATGAAATTGATGAAGACATAGATAGCCTCATTGAACAAAGATTCTTCTTAGAGGTATCCTCACCAGGAATTGAGAGACCACTGAAGAAAATAGAAGATTATATCAGATTCAAGGGAGAAAAATCTAAACTAAGTCTTAAACATAAAGTTGATGATAACAAAAACTTTGAAGGAATAATTGTAGATTCTAAAGATGGTATCATATATTTAGAAGTAGAAAATGGAAAAATAATGAAAATTCCCTTTTCAGAAGTAAGAAAAGCCAATCTTGTTTATGAATTTGAAGAATTTTAA
- the nusA gene encoding transcription termination factor NusA, with amino-acid sequence MKSKDAKVFLEALDELEREKGISKENLLLTVEQALLAAYKKNHGEEENVEVEINRETGDVKLYEVKTVVETEDLYDAAIEISLDDAQEIKKRSKVGDIVKIEINCEEFRRNAIQNGKQIVIQKVREAERQYIYDRFKGKENDIINGIIRRIDEKKNIFVEFDGIEAILPTTEQSPADTYRVGERLKVFLAEVEKTNKFPKIVISRKHEGLLKKLFELEIPEITSGLIEIKAVAREAGSRAKVAVYSADPNIDTVGACIGQKGLRIKNIVNELNGEKIDIVIWKESVEEFVSAVLSPAKVKSVEVIEDENTARVIVDNSQLSLAIGKNGQNARLAAKLTGMRVDIKTENSSKDDSLEGEQSE; translated from the coding sequence ATGAAAAGTAAAGATGCTAAAGTTTTTTTAGAAGCCCTAGATGAATTAGAAAGAGAAAAAGGAATAAGTAAAGAAAATCTTCTTTTAACTGTTGAACAAGCTCTTTTAGCAGCTTATAAAAAAAATCATGGTGAAGAAGAAAATGTAGAAGTTGAAATCAATAGAGAAACAGGTGATGTAAAGCTTTATGAAGTTAAAACTGTTGTAGAAACTGAAGATCTTTATGATGCAGCTATTGAAATTTCTCTTGATGATGCTCAAGAAATCAAAAAGAGATCAAAAGTTGGTGATATAGTAAAAATAGAAATAAATTGTGAGGAATTTAGAAGAAATGCCATCCAAAATGGAAAACAAATTGTTATCCAAAAAGTAAGAGAAGCTGAAAGACAGTACATTTATGACAGATTTAAAGGAAAAGAAAATGATATTATAAATGGTATCATAAGAAGAATTGATGAAAAGAAAAATATATTTGTTGAATTTGATGGAATAGAAGCTATTCTTCCAACCACTGAACAGTCTCCAGCTGATACTTACAGAGTAGGAGAAAGACTTAAAGTATTCCTTGCTGAAGTTGAAAAAACTAATAAGTTTCCTAAAATAGTCATTTCTAGAAAACATGAAGGATTATTAAAAAAATTGTTTGAGCTTGAGATCCCAGAAATCACATCTGGATTAATAGAAATAAAAGCAGTTGCTAGAGAAGCTGGTTCAAGAGCTAAAGTTGCTGTGTACTCTGCTGATCCTAACATTGACACTGTTGGAGCATGTATAGGGCAGAAAGGTCTTAGAATAAAAAATATAGTTAATGAACTAAATGGTGAAAAGATAGATATTGTTATTTGGAAAGAATCTGTCGAAGAATTTGTTTCAGCAGTCTTAAGTCCAGCAAAAGTAAAAAGTGTTGAAGTCATTGAAGATGAAAATACAGCAAGAGTTATTGTTGATAATTCACAGTTATCTCTGGCTATTGGTAAAAATGGTCAAAATGCTAGACTTGCTGCCAAATTAACTGGTATGAGAGTTGATATAAAAACTGAAAATAGTTCTAAAGATGATTCTTTAGAAGGAGAGCAAAGTGAGTAA
- a CDS encoding DUF448 domain-containing protein codes for MSNQDFPERTCLICKDKKNKKSLFRLVKTGENKYVFDEKQKQQSRGYYICKTHECLHRLTKHKRIKMNTDDLMKMLNLLKKGEKDYLNILKAMKNSQVLSFGMNMVLDEIEHTHFLVLAENISEKNEKKLLLKAKELNINFVYFGNKNQLGDIFGKDEVSVVGVKNKKIARGLIN; via the coding sequence GTGAGTAATCAGGATTTTCCAGAAAGAACTTGTTTGATTTGCAAGGATAAAAAAAATAAAAAAAGCTTATTCAGGCTGGTTAAAACAGGGGAAAATAAGTATGTTTTTGATGAAAAACAAAAGCAACAAAGCAGAGGCTACTATATCTGTAAAACTCATGAATGTCTTCATAGGCTAACTAAGCATAAGAGGATAAAAATGAACACAGATGACCTGATGAAGATGTTAAATCTTTTAAAAAAGGGAGAAAAGGACTATTTGAATATTTTGAAAGCAATGAAAAATTCACAAGTTTTGTCTTTTGGAATGAATATGGTTTTGGATGAGATAGAACATACTCATTTCTTAGTTCTGGCAGAAAATATAAGTGAAAAAAATGAAAAAAAACTTTTACTTAAAGCTAAAGAACTAAATATAAACTTTGTTTATTTTGGAAACAAGAATCAACTTGGAGATATTTTTGGCAAAGATGAAGTAAGTGTTGTTGGTGTCAAAAATAAAAAAATAGCCCGTGGCCTCATAAATTAA
- the infB gene encoding translation initiation factor IF-2, translated as MKVRVHELAKKYDMGNKEFLNLLKDDIKITVSSHLSGLAEEDVKKIDKYFENLNNKEVVIVKPEKTTSNGKGESLNKKVVEVETDEDIFEEEGLGNGKKSQQIKIGKDKKNWKGTKPTSGEKSNDDEKSKKNKKKKGRRTDFVMKTIDNTGSETIEEDGVKIIKIRGEITLGDFASRLGVGSAEIIKKLFLKGQMLTINSPISIEMAEEIAVDYDALVEKEDEVELEFGEKFALELEDKDEDLIERPPVITIMGHVDHGKTSLLDAIRASNVVSGEDGGITQKIGAYQVVKSGKKITFVDTPGHEAFTDMRARGAQVTDIAILVVAADDGVMPQTIEALSHAKAANVPIIVAVNKIDKPEANPQKVKQELMEHGLVSIEWGGDTEFVEVSAKKQLNLDTLLDTILITAEILELKANPKKRAKGVVLESKLDPKVGPIADILVQEGTLKIGDVIVAGEVYGKVRALINDRGERVEKVDLSQPAEIIGFNQVPQAGDTMYVIQNEQHAKRIVEEVAKERKLSETSKKTISLESLSEQFDHENLKELNLVLRADSRGSVEALRESLMKLSTNEVAVNIIQAASGAITESDVKLAEVSNAIIIGFHVRPTTKAIKEADLNGVEIRTSNIIYHITEDIEKALTGMLEPEFKEIYLGRIEIKKVFKVSKVGNIAGCIVVDGKVKNDSNIRILRNGIVMYEGKLSSLKRYKDDVKEVVAGQECGLGVENFNDIKEGDIVEAFEIQEIKRTLK; from the coding sequence ATGAAAGTAAGAGTACATGAATTAGCTAAAAAATATGATATGGGAAATAAAGAGTTTTTAAATCTTTTGAAAGATGATATTAAAATTACAGTTTCTTCTCATCTATCTGGTTTAGCTGAAGAAGATGTGAAAAAAATAGATAAGTATTTTGAAAATCTTAATAATAAAGAAGTAGTAATTGTGAAGCCTGAAAAAACGACTTCAAATGGAAAGGGAGAGAGTTTGAATAAAAAGGTTGTAGAAGTAGAAACAGATGAAGATATATTTGAAGAAGAAGGATTGGGTAATGGTAAAAAATCTCAACAAATAAAAATTGGAAAAGATAAGAAAAACTGGAAGGGAACAAAACCAACTTCTGGAGAAAAATCTAATGATGATGAAAAATCTAAAAAAAATAAAAAGAAAAAAGGAAGACGAACTGATTTTGTTATGAAAACAATAGACAATACTGGTTCTGAAACTATCGAAGAAGATGGAGTAAAAATAATTAAAATAAGAGGAGAAATTACTTTAGGGGATTTTGCATCAAGACTTGGTGTAGGAAGTGCTGAGATAATCAAAAAACTTTTCCTTAAAGGACAAATGCTCACTATTAATAGCCCTATATCTATTGAAATGGCTGAAGAAATAGCTGTAGACTATGATGCCCTAGTTGAAAAAGAAGATGAAGTAGAATTAGAGTTTGGAGAGAAATTTGCTCTTGAACTTGAAGATAAAGATGAAGATCTTATTGAAAGACCACCTGTAATTACTATCATGGGACATGTTGACCATGGTAAAACTTCATTGTTAGATGCTATCAGAGCAAGTAATGTAGTATCTGGAGAAGATGGTGGAATTACTCAAAAGATTGGTGCTTATCAAGTTGTTAAAAGTGGTAAAAAAATCACTTTTGTTGATACTCCTGGACATGAAGCTTTTACTGATATGAGAGCTAGAGGAGCACAGGTTACTGATATTGCTATATTAGTTGTTGCTGCTGATGATGGAGTTATGCCTCAAACAATTGAAGCTTTATCACATGCAAAAGCTGCTAATGTTCCTATTATTGTTGCTGTAAATAAAATTGATAAACCTGAAGCTAATCCTCAAAAAGTAAAGCAAGAACTTATGGAACATGGTCTTGTTTCTATTGAATGGGGAGGAGATACTGAATTTGTTGAAGTATCTGCTAAAAAACAATTAAATTTGGATACATTACTTGATACTATACTTATTACAGCTGAAATCCTTGAACTTAAAGCTAATCCTAAAAAAAGAGCTAAAGGAGTTGTTCTTGAATCTAAACTTGATCCTAAAGTTGGACCTATTGCAGATATACTTGTTCAAGAGGGAACATTAAAAATAGGTGATGTTATAGTTGCAGGAGAAGTTTATGGTAAAGTTAGAGCATTAATTAATGACAGAGGGGAAAGAGTAGAAAAAGTAGACCTTTCTCAACCAGCTGAAATTATTGGTTTCAATCAAGTACCTCAAGCTGGAGATACCATGTATGTTATCCAAAATGAACAGCATGCAAAAAGAATTGTTGAAGAAGTTGCTAAAGAAAGAAAACTCTCTGAAACAAGCAAAAAAACTATCTCACTTGAATCATTATCAGAGCAATTTGATCATGAGAACCTTAAAGAACTTAATCTTGTATTAAGAGCTGATTCTAGAGGTTCTGTAGAAGCATTAAGAGAATCATTGATGAAACTTTCTACTAATGAAGTTGCTGTTAATATCATCCAAGCTGCTTCTGGGGCTATTACAGAAAGCGATGTTAAACTTGCTGAAGTTTCAAATGCTATTATAATAGGTTTTCATGTAAGGCCTACTACAAAAGCGATAAAAGAAGCAGATCTTAATGGTGTAGAAATAAGAACTTCAAATATAATCTATCATATCACTGAAGATATAGAAAAAGCTTTAACTGGTATGCTTGAACCTGAATTTAAAGAGATATACCTTGGAAGAATTGAAATTAAAAAAGTATTTAAAGTTTCTAAAGTTGGAAATATAGCTGGATGTATTGTTGTTGATGGGAAAGTCAAAAATGACTCAAATATCAGAATATTAAGAAATGGAATAGTTATGTATGAAGGAAAACTTTCTTCATTAAAAAGATATAAAGATGATGTTAAAGAAGTAGTTGCTGGACAAGAATGTGGACTTGGAGTGGAAAATTTCAATGATATTAAAGAAGGAGATATTGTTGAAGCATTTGAAATCCAAGAAATTAAAAGAACTCTGAAATAG
- the rbfA gene encoding 30S ribosome-binding factor RbfA, translating to MKRQRLAGIEKEITRVISQVLLEEVKNPKIKGIVSVTNVHVTEDLKFADVFFSIMGQENVNVDEVLEGLNQIKGFLRKRVAEEIEIRYIPEIRVKIDDSIEHAVKISKLLNDLKR from the coding sequence ATGAAAAGACAAAGATTAGCAGGAATAGAAAAAGAGATAACTAGAGTTATATCTCAAGTTCTTCTTGAAGAAGTAAAAAATCCAAAAATAAAAGGTATTGTATCAGTTACAAATGTACATGTTACTGAAGACTTAAAATTTGCAGATGTATTTTTCAGTATAATGGGACAGGAAAACGTAAATGTTGATGAAGTATTAGAAGGATTAAATCAAATTAAAGGATTTTTAAGAAAAAGAGTAGCTGAAGAAATCGAAATCAGGTATATTCCAGAAATAAGAGTTAAAATAGATGACTCTATTGAACATGCAGTAAAAATATCAAAACTTTTAAACGATTTGAAAAGGTAG
- the recJ gene encoding single-stranded-DNA-specific exonuclease RecJ: MHWEYSSLPQTLIDTKAAQWKKNKLLTTLLLNRGFEDGEKADEFISPKISDFRDPFKFEKMEKVVDKILEKREKKEKVFIYGDYDVDGITAAVFLVLIFRNIGIEVDYYIPNRMEEGYGLDKKTIDFINTKNGKLIITVDTGVNSIEDVKYAESLGIDVIVTDHHKSIKEEEDDHLLLLNPKLSDTYEFKYLSGAGVALKVAQGVYQKLKIDIKTLYQYMDIVMIGTVADVVPMIDENRIIIKQGLRALKKTKVKGLMYLLKYLKFQNKTINTTDVSYFISPLINSLGRIGVSKMGADFFLKEDDFEIYNIIEEMKKSNKKRRELEKNIYDEANQEIAKIGVKNLKCIFLSSEKWHPGVIGVVSSRLSVKYNIPVTLVAFKDGIGKASCRSVKGISVFNIFQKMGKKLVRFGGHDLAAGFIVKAQNLEEVKSIFEASIENIKIEKEKKSLKIDAEYSIENIDEDMFETMESISPYGLENPHPLFIDRELSFDSIKKFGVDERHFNGIIRKNGKNYYMVAFDLGHKINEMEAKIQKFDIVYYPEKTLYRGEEIFQIRIKDIKIKDDFYEIFTK; this comes from the coding sequence ATGCATTGGGAATATAGTTCGCTACCTCAGACTCTTATTGATACTAAGGCTGCTCAATGGAAGAAAAATAAATTACTTACTACCTTATTACTCAATAGAGGCTTTGAAGATGGAGAAAAAGCAGATGAATTTATAAGCCCAAAAATTTCTGATTTTAGAGACCCTTTCAAATTTGAAAAAATGGAAAAAGTAGTAGATAAAATTTTGGAAAAAAGAGAAAAAAAGGAAAAAGTTTTTATTTATGGGGACTATGATGTTGATGGAATAACAGCAGCTGTATTTCTTGTTCTAATCTTCAGAAATATTGGAATAGAAGTAGATTATTACATACCTAACCGAATGGAAGAAGGTTATGGATTAGATAAAAAAACCATTGATTTTATTAACACAAAAAATGGAAAGCTGATTATCACTGTTGATACTGGTGTTAATTCTATAGAAGATGTAAAATATGCAGAGAGTTTAGGGATAGATGTGATAGTTACTGACCATCATAAAAGTATAAAAGAGGAGGAAGATGATCATCTCCTTCTCTTAAATCCCAAATTAAGTGATACTTATGAATTTAAATATCTATCTGGTGCTGGAGTTGCTTTGAAAGTAGCTCAAGGTGTATACCAAAAATTAAAAATTGATATAAAAACTCTATATCAGTATATGGATATAGTAATGATTGGTACTGTTGCTGATGTTGTTCCTATGATTGATGAAAATAGAATAATAATAAAACAAGGTCTTCGAGCTTTGAAAAAAACTAAAGTGAAAGGGCTTATGTATCTTTTAAAATATCTTAAATTTCAAAATAAAACCATAAATACAACTGATGTAAGTTATTTCATATCTCCTTTAATTAATTCTCTTGGAAGAATAGGTGTTTCTAAAATGGGAGCTGACTTTTTCTTAAAAGAGGATGACTTTGAAATATATAATATAATAGAAGAAATGAAAAAATCAAATAAAAAAAGAAGAGAACTTGAAAAGAATATATATGATGAAGCTAATCAAGAAATTGCAAAAATAGGAGTAAAAAATCTTAAATGTATATTTTTAAGTTCTGAAAAATGGCATCCGGGAGTAATTGGTGTTGTATCTTCAAGATTAAGTGTAAAATATAATATTCCTGTAACACTTGTTGCTTTTAAAGATGGAATTGGAAAAGCATCTTGCAGAAGTGTAAAGGGAATAAGTGTTTTTAATATATTTCAAAAAATGGGTAAAAAACTTGTCAGATTTGGTGGTCATGATCTCGCCGCTGGTTTTATAGTAAAAGCCCAGAATCTTGAAGAAGTAAAAAGTATTTTTGAAGCAAGCATAGAAAATATAAAAATAGAAAAAGAAAAAAAGAGTTTGAAAATAGATGCAGAATATTCTATTGAAAACATTGATGAAGATATGTTTGAGACTATGGAAAGTATATCACCATATGGACTTGAAAATCCACATCCTTTATTTATTGATAGAGAACTTTCTTTTGATAGCATCAAAAAATTTGGTGTGGATGAAAGACATTTTAATGGCATAATAAGAAAAAATGGAAAAAACTACTATATGGTTGCATTCGACCTAGGTCATAAAATAAATGAAATGGAAGCTAAAATTCAAAAGTTTGATATTGTTTATTATCCTGAAAAAACTCTATATAGAGGAGAAGAAATTTTTCAGATAAGGATAAAAGATATTAAAATAAAAGATGATTTTTATGAAATTTTTACTAAATAG